The nucleotide window GTGTTGGGGGGAGTCACATGATGCGTGTGTTGGGGGGAGTCACATGATGCGTGTGTTGGGGGGAGTCACATGATGCGTGTGTTGGGGGGAGTCACATGATGCGTGTGTTGGGGGGAGTCACATGATGCGTGTGTTGGGGGGAGTCACATGATGCGTGTGTTGGGGGGAGTCACATGATGCGTGTGTTGGGGGGAGTCACATGATGCGTGTGTTGGGGGGAGTCACATGATGCGTGTGTTGGGGGGAGTCACATGATGCGTGTGTTGGGGGGAGTCACATGATGCGTGTGTTGGGGGGAGTCACATGATGCGTGTGTTGGGGGGAGTCACATGATGCGTGTGTGTTGGGGGGAGTCACATGATGCGTGTGTGTTGGGGGGAGTCACATGAtgcgtgtgtgttggggggggagtcacatgatgcgtgtgtgttggggggagtcacatgatgcgtgtgtgttggggggggagtcacatgatgcgtgtgtgttggggggggagtcacatgatgcgtgtgtgttggggggggagtcacatgatgcgtgtgtgttggggggggagtcacatgatgcgtgtgtgtggggggggagtcacatgatgcgtgtgtgtggggggggagtcacatgatgcgtgtgtgttggggggggagtcacatgatgcgtgtgtgttgggggggagtcacatgatgcgtgtgtgttggggggggagtcacatgatgcgtgtgtgttgggggggggagTCGCATGAtgcgtgtgtgttgggggggggagTCGCATGAtgcgtgtgtgttggggggggagTCGCATGAtgcgtgtgtgttgggggggagtCGCATGAtgcgtgtgtgttgggggggagtCGCATGATGCGTGTGTGTTGGGGGTGGAGTCGCATGATGCGTGTGTGTTGGGGGGAGTCGCATGATGTGCGTGTGCGTGTTGGGGGAGTCGCATGATGCGTGTGTGTTGGGGGTGGAGTCGCATGATGCGTGTGCGTGTTGGGGGGGAGTCGCATGATGTGCGTGTGCGTGTTGGGGGAGTCGCATGATGTGCGTGTGCGTGTTGGGGGAGTCGCatgatgtgtgtgtgcgtgttgggGGGGTGCAGAATTTGTTATctgtgtatattagaaaactatgATTTTCTTCTACAAATCAAATAAAAACTAGACCactcctttaacccgttagtgaccggcccatcgtgtttctacgtcggtcactaacgggccttattccgatgccatagactttttacgtcgcggcatcggaataagtaagcagagcagggagctgtcagatcttcctgctagaggcagctgagggctgggggcatccctgctctgccgtgtgagatcgatatcagtatcgatctcacacgtttaacccctcagatgcggtgcgcaatagcgagcaccgcatctgagtggttttggagagagggagggagctccctctcagcccactgacacccggcaatacgatcgccgagtgtctgtgtctcccatggcagccgggggtctaatataggcccccaggtctgcctgtaatgaatgcctgctagatcatgccggaggcatgacctagcagatgcctgtccgtgttaaacggacaggcagtaatacactgcaatacaaaagtattgcagtatattacaatagcgatcggagaatcgcatattatagtcccctagtgggactagtaaaaaagtttaataaagttaattttaacccagcttttccccttacaaaatgctttactatttaaaaaaaacaaaataaagttacacatatttggtatcgccgcgtccgtaacgaccccgactataaatctattacattatttaacccgcacggtgaacgccgtaaaaaatataaaaattgctgttttctgtgaatcctgactttaaaaaaatgtgataagtgataaaaaagtcgcatctactccaaaatggtaccaataaaaactacaagtcttcccgcaaaaaaaaagccctcatacaaccgcatcggcgaaaaaataaaaacgttacggctcttcaaatacggagacacaaaaacaaataattttgaaaaaaaaagggtttttactgtgtaaaagtagtaaaacatacaaaaactatacaaatttggtatcgttgcaatcgtaacaacccgctgaataaagttattgtgttatttatatcacacggtaaacggcgtagatttaagacgcgaaaaagagtggcgaaatttcaggttttttttctatttcccctcaaataaaagttaatcaataaataatatgtcccccaaaatggtggtattaaaaaatacaactcgtcccgcaaaaaacaagaccttatacagctatgtcgacgcaaaaataaaaaggttatagctcttggaatgagacgatggaaaaacttaaaaaatggcttggtcattaaggtctaaaataggctggtcattaaggggttaatgggctgaactgcagtaccaggcaccacCACAACTGTATGTTCGCCGCCGGCACTCTAGCCGTTATAGGCCAAAGTTTTTCAACTATGGTAATTTCTTACCTCCAGGCCAAATCATGTGTCACACGCACTTACTGTGTTTGCTTTCTTCTAGAATGTTACTAAAGGGGCACGACACAAAATCGCTCTGAGCATCCAGAAGTTACGGGAGAGACCGAGTGTGCTTCGTTCGCTAGAGAAGGTAAGACCCCCTGATGCAGCAATAAATACCCATCTTCCAAGAGGTTTCCTTTAAGAACCTGCAGTTGCTTTCTAGCGGCCTTTTTCAAAGAACTGCTACATTGTGATGAACGGAGCCATATCCGCATTCACAGCAGCAACAAAGCGCGTGCTGACATGGCCGATCTCTAGAGACCGGTGCTGAGGAGCAATGCCGCGCTGCTTTTAAGATCTTTCCTAGAATCTCCTTTCAAATGACAACATTTCGGTTTCTCATTTGAGCGAGGCTTGGAATCCACTAATTGCTAACATTCCTTTGATAGGATATTCTAGAAGGAGGAAATGTACGTAATGCCCTTCAGGAGCTTCAACAGATTATTATTACTCCTATCAAGTACTACCGCCCCAATCAGACGGAGTCCATAAGTAGCGACCAGACTTCTCAACGCAGGTCAAATCCGGATTCTGCCAGCAAAGGCTCCAATGAGAATGAACCGCCCACGGGTCTGACAGCCGATGGCTTCCAGCAACAAAGTCCCCCGACCGGTGACTTGGAGACGTCGGTACCACCTTTAGCAGATGGCGACATCCCTGGACAACTTACAAGAGTATTGGGTAAAGGTGAGTGCGCCGTTGTCAGAACATTGCCGCGTATGTGTTCTCCTGCCCCGTCTGTATATGAGCTGACACTTTTCTCTCTGAGCAGTCTGCACACAGCTGTTGGTCTCCCGGCCGGATGAGGAGAATATAACCTGCTACCTGCAACTACTAGAGAAGTGCCTGACGCATGAGGTGAATAGACTTAATGACCGAGAAGACCTTTCTGATGGTGTTACTGACCTGTGACGTATAGCCAGCAGGTTTAGAACGCCAGATTAACCTTTTAAAGGGGCTGTTCCGATTTCACCAAAAGTTAAGATTCTGCACTTTTCgcaaagataataaaaaaaaatattgtgaaaaCACGGAATATGGCCGTATTCACACAGGATGGATCTGAAGCTTGAAAGTTACACTGCACATACTTCCTGGAGCCCGCagggaattacgcccgaaaaaacgcaccaaattgttgtgcggtttttttgacggaatcttcACTGCAGAAAACAGTgtttggggagaaaaaaaaaagtttatacttacgccGTTCTCATAGCgatactttcttctgttgacgttcaggccagcctcctgggatgacgccgcagcccatgtaaccgctgcagtctatgattggctgaaacgtcatcccaggaggtgggCAAGGATGAGAATAGGAGAAAGCGTCGCTATGGCAACAGAGAACGGGATAAGTATAAACTTGTTATCAATTTTCAACCAAATAAagggtgtttttgttttgtttttttttttgttgcggttttcgTGGCGGATTTGCAGCTTTGCTGAAAAAAATCGGAACTTTTGCTATTtgatgcaggttttacctccccattgaatttttgGGATTTAAAAATCTTAACGGTTGAATCTTAGAAAAGAATGGTCTAGAAAAATTCAGAATAAAATATCTGGAAGAACTGGTAGTCCAAGTTTGGTGTACTCATGTTTTTTAATTCTCTCTGCTCAGGAGGGGTTGATGGGGAGTATTAGCCTTCTAATGTTGTTGCGGTTGGGGTACTATTATGCATATAAAAACTTAAGAAAAAAAGTTCtgaattttttaatttactttctgtattcatttctcatgattttcaagatctctgcttattgtCAATTAATAGGAACCTTGCTTACGGTCAGTGGATAAATAAATACTAGCGCTGATACACTGCACTGCAGGAGTAGGCAAACTTTTTTTGTATGGCATGCCgatactaaaaacaaaaaaaaaatcaatgacttACTCAGTGTGCCATGCACACCCGAAAGCCATAACGCAAACGGTTACCACGTATATGTGACATAAAACAATAATTCAGTTAATTAAACCTACTCAGACTTTCTTTacaaagatgatccatctgtggtgcacATGAGACTCCTGAACACCAGCGTGCACgtaggagagaccgcggctactgaacaccagcttggggggtgcacataggagagacctcaGCTACTGAACACTCCTATATGTACCTCCCAAGCTAGAGACCGCAGcttctgaacaccagcttgggaggTGCACGTAGGAGAGatcgcggctactgaacaccagcgtgGGGATGCAtataggagagaccgcggctactgaacaccagcttgggaggtgcacataggagagactgcggctactgaacaccaacttGGGAGGTGCACATAgaagagaccgcggctactgaacacaagCCTGGGGGGTGCATATAGGAGAgactgtggctactgaacaccatccTGGGGGGTGCACGCAGGAGAGACCGCAGCTACCAGCTTTTGCTAACATTTTCTTTTACGAAACGGCTACTAAACACCATCTTTGGCCAAGCACACAACGACGCTAGACACTGGAAGGGGGAAGTGttccagcaaaccatgccccactTGCCATCTGTGGCAGGGTTCCACAAGTTGCGGACCCCTGCTGTGCTGCGAAAAAAGACAGGCAcctgtgtgaccatcacatgaagaggacagactttttttttccattgaacgTAAACCTTGAATGTTCCTTATTgtatgaccgcaagcagagatcttaaaatttgaggaattgatacagaaagtgtatGATGTAGTTAAGATATAAAGAAAAAgcattatttgctgaaaccgtaatacccctttaaagaggctctgtcaccacattataagtgccctgtttcctacataaggagatcggcgctataatgtaggtgacagtaatgcttttttatttttaaaaaacgatctgttttcaccactttattagcattttagatttatgctaatgagttgcttaatgcccaagtgggcgtgtttttactttagaccaagtgggcgttgtacaggggagtgtatgacgctgaccaatcagtgaccaatcagcctcctgcactcctctccattcatttactcagcgcatagggatcctgctagatccttatgtgctgtcttatacgaacacattaacaatactgaagtgtttagacagtgaatagacattccacgggatgtctattcacaatctctgcacttcgttactctgtctgtggtagttacagcagaggaagcgtgatctcgttgtaacctgtcatttacagcgagatcttgcgagattatgcagtagatgacaggttacaattagattacgcttcctctgctgtaactaccacaaacagagtaacgaagtgcagagattgggaATAGACATCccgaggaatgtctattcactgtctaaacacttcagtattgttaatgtgttagtataagacagcacataaggatctagcaggatccctatgcgctgagtaatggagaggagtgcacgacgctgattggtcactgattggtcagagtcatacactcctctgtacatcgcccacttggtctaaagtaaaaatacgcccacttggtcattaagcaactcattagcataaatgtaaaacgctaataaagtggtaaaaatatattgtttatttaaataaaaagcatcactgtcacctacattataacgCCGATctaattatgtaggagacagggcacttataatgtggtgacagcctctttaactttgtgcacatatatctatatatcgtaTTTACCCATAATTCCCTTTGTCTTCCCCTACCACAGGCATTTACAGAGACACAGAAGAAGAGAGCGCTCTCCTGGAAACAGCAGGTTCTGAAACTGCTCCGAACATTTCCCCGCAAGGCATTACTGGAAATGCAGGGGTACAGACAACAGAAGGGGTGCAGGTGGGCTGTATATGGGAGTTGTAGGGCGCAGGAAAGGGGgttggaatttttttatttttttttaggacgcAGCGGTTCAAATCTGTAAGGCACCAAATATTAGTAATTGTTTCCATAAGAGGAAGAGCAGGTCTAAATGGGGGAATTAGCCTACAACTATTATCTGCTTTAAGGAGTGCTGCTCTCttgggccatgttcacacattgcgGTCATCTTGACGTTTTGGACACTATACTACAGCAAAAATACAGCGGTTTTTGCtttgattttgcaaaaattagcggaaaatgtgaacacagcctattttcatacAGGTCCTCTTTTATCTTTCTctataaacatctgcccacgTTGGCCATGAGACTTGCTCTGGTGGTAGAGGAGGAGTGGAGTGCTGCTTGGTATGATTTTAGCATACTGAGACCTttcacagttttcaaaatgaaagCGTTCTAGATTATGGGCTTCGTATACATGGTGAGGTTCAAGCAAAAAGAGAATAACATCTGATTGGTAATTATTCAGAATCATACATGTTATAAGCAGGAGACACGCAGTAAGGCCGTCATTCTGATGTTCAAACACTAGGTGGCAGCACAGTTATATTAAATTTCCCATCTGTGGTCAGATTTGTGTCTGGTTTCACTTCTAGGTTTGAGAAGACAGGAAAGTTACAAGGGGTTTTTGGGGTATTTAAAAAACACGCTTATAAAGCTCCGGCTCTGTTTAAACCACGTTTGGCCAATATGTCTGACGTATGTGCCTGTGTGACAAAAACATATACTCCAATGTTCCCATAGGTTTCAGTGGGGGCAAACGCATGCCAAAAGCGTCCTTTGGCATATATCCTGGTTCACATCTGGATACAGTTTATTTGAAGGTGCAGAATAACATGTGTACGTGCAGACAGATTCAAGCATAAGACATCTGTTTACTCTACTGTAGAGGCCaaatagtgtgaacagagctcaATACTGGAGACGTATTTTTGGGGAATTGCCTAAATACAGATGGTGAGGCTTAGACCATTATAATTTATCATGAGCTAATTACTGGTGTTCTTATCTTTACAGCTGGGCATTTGCTTCAAATTCCCTCCCCATAGCTGGATCTGTGGGGCCATCCTTGGCACGAAGAGGGCAGCGCCCATTTCAGATGCCCCCAAGGGCTGTACCACCTTCCCGAATTGGTGTAATGAGTCCTGGGTCAATTGGCTCCGTCTCTCCACGACATGCACTTACCAGTCAAAGCACTGGGAGCCAGGGCCGACAAGTGAGTAGACgggacttttaaactctgtgggaGATTGTTGAGGAATAGACCAGAAAATGCAACATGTTGTTTATTGTAGAATCTATGGTTTGCCAATCCTGGGGGAAGTAACAGTATGCCATGCCAGAGTCACAGCTCCGTGCAGCGCACCCACTCGTTACCCGTGCACACGTCTCCGCAGAGCATCCTCAAGTTTCCTCCTGGTATGTACAGCTTTTATATAATGCTCCATATTCGGCTCATTAAAAGACTGTATACAATGGACTGTATACAATGGACTGTATACAATGGACTGTATACAATGGACTGTAAACTCTGGTTTATATTCTGTAAACTCCATTTTTAAAGGCATCTTCTTCTTGTTCATAGATTGCCAGGTACCTGTGGCAGATCTGGAGATTAATCCCCGGCTGGAGTCTTTATGCCTGAGTATGACCGAGCATGCGCTGGAGGGTAAGGCCACATACAGCACGACAATAGGACGGTGCTCTAATATTACCATTGTGTTGTGTCTAATATTATTATTACGGGCCCCGCCGTTTACCCTTTCCACATGGGGACTCTTCCTGTTTCCATAGTTTTAAAGCCGTGGTCTTCAACCAGTGGCaaaccagctgttgtgaaactacaacctccagcatgccctgacagcctgcagccgctGGTGTAGTTTTGGAAAGCCAAAGGTTTGAGACCACCTGTATAATGGGATGCAGGGAAGTCTCGTCCGGCGACTCAGGATGGAGAGGGGCACATGTGAACGGTTTCCTGTCCCCGTCATTGGAAGGCTGTTCACTTGGATCCGTTTACGTGCTGTTTAATATGATGCCCCTATGGACAGAACTTCCTTTtatcccatttaaaaaaaacaaaaatcatataATTTTCTTTCCTGCAGAGGGTACAGACAAGACATCGACAATTTGACAACTCGCTGGTTGAACCCTTCTCTACAAGGGACTGCAGATTCTAGACCTTCCCATGACCGCGGCCAGGGAAGTGACAAAGCTTTCCCACGATACCCCCCTGAGACCATCACTACATCGTCCACCCACTGCGTTCTAATACTCGTTTCAGCtttcataactttttaactttggtTTAATCTCCAAATACACCCTGCACCGCTAAGCATTCATGTTGAGGAAGGAGCTTTTTCTGTCTATACGTGATTACCGTGACGTGGTAACATGGGAGGGGAGCTTAACGAAGAGTCTTTTTCTGGTGCACACACTTACATTCGCCAGGCACTCGGAAGGGTTCACCATGGCAGAGGGCCTGGTTGTGGTGAGCAGGAAGGAGCAGGACTATGCCAAGACATGCAAAAAGCCAGGAGCTCCAGAGAAGGAACCTCTGCCAGGCAAACACGCTAAGGAACAGCAACTGTTCCCACTGCAAGGACTGGCGCCTATCAGACGGGGTGCTGCTCTGCGCGGTCACTTGTCTACAGCCGACCGGGAAGGAGCGCAGGGACGTAACGGCGGACGTGTACACGATCAGGGCAGAGTACGAGATTTGCCGAGCAAGACGTCCCAGTGTTTATAGTGTGGCCTACTCGTAATGCCAGTCCGTTTCTGCATGCGAGGATAGCACGTGTGTTCCGTGTGCAGAACAATAGACTGTTCCACTCCGCGGAGTGTGTGGTGGTGCTACCCTTTATTAAATGACACAACCTACTGTTATCTACTCGGGTCCGCTGCCCGCACCTATACGAGTAATCCTTGCGAACGACCGTCTCATCTGATCCATATCGCCTCCCTCCTCCTGCAGCGGCGGACTCGAAGCTGCCCCTGTGCCACACGCGGAGCGTGGAGGTAAAGAGCTGGGCAACGCTGCCAGGACCGCCCGTGGCCACCTTCTCCAAAGTATTTTCAGAATAGCGCTAACTATTTATTTCTAACATAGAAACACGGCTCCTTTTCTGATAGAAGACAAAATTGTTATTTTAGATACATTTTATTATGAATAACTTTTGTTATGACTATGGCTGGTAACCATGAGTACAAATTATTAAAAGAAAATCTAAAAATATGGCCGCTGCGTCATGTGGTGTGGCCGCGGTGAATGTTTCATCTGTATGTTCTCTTAAAGTGACACTGCGCCTTTTAACACCAGGTCATTTTCAGGTCCAAAATTCGGTGATGATTCTTAATATGT belongs to Rhinoderma darwinii isolate aRhiDar2 chromosome 8, aRhiDar2.hap1, whole genome shotgun sequence and includes:
- the SAMD4B gene encoding protein Smaug homolog 2 isoform X4 — translated: MKFRDQVSTLSEWFKGWNECEQTVALLSLLKRITRTQARFLQLCLEHSLSDCSEIHILETEANSAALISQWHQESKEKVISLLLSHLPLLQPRNTEAKCEYMKLLQKVLAYTTESNLYIEESRQLLSYALIHPATTLDDRNSLALWLNHLEERLSTGYLRHGTHLRQCSDEWQNPGDSSMGESGHSWHEKPMRENGLMPFPSSSSVPSSIQNVGSSTAHSCQMHPSPLKRSMSLIPTSQQTSNEWLGTEEAAGRPVFLTPDHAPLSPQSSVASSGSEQTEESSSGRNTFHEDGSGMKDVPTWLKSLRLHKYASLFSQMSYEEMMRLTEQHLESQNVTKGARHKIALSIQKLRERPSVLRSLEKDILEGGNVRNALQELQQIIITPIKYYRPNQTESISSDQTSQRRSNPDSASKGSNENEPPTGLTADGFQQQSPPTGDLETSVPPLADGDIPGQLTRVLGKVCTQLLVSRPDEENITCYLQLLEKCLTHEAFTETQKKRALSWKQQVLKLLRTFPRKALLEMQGWAFASNSLPIAGSVGPSLARRGQRPFQMPPRAVPPSRIGVMSPGSIGSVSPRHALTSQSTGSQGRQNLWFANPGGSNSMPCQSHSSVQRTHSLPVHTSPQSILKFPPDCQVPVADLEINPRLESLCLSMTEHALEEGTDKTSTI
- the SAMD4B gene encoding protein Smaug homolog 2 isoform X1, giving the protein MKFRDQVSTLSEWFKGWNECEQTVALLSLLKRITRTQARFLQLCLEHSLSDCSEIHILETEANSAALISQWHQESKEKVISLLLSHLPLLQPRNTEAKCEYMKLLQKVLAYTTESNLYIEESRQLLSYALIHPATTLDDRNSLALWLNHLEERLSTGYLRHGTHLRQCSDEWQNPGDSSMGESGHSWHEKPMRENGLMPFPSSSSVPSSIQNVGSSTAHSCQMHPSPLKRSMSLIPTSQQTSNEWLGTEEAAGRPVFLTPDHAPLSPQSSVASSGSEQTEESSSGRNTFHEDGSGMKDTFYGFTSADVPTWLKSLRLHKYASLFSQMSYEEMMRLTEQHLESQNVTKGARHKIALSIQKLRERPSVLRSLEKDILEGGNVRNALQELQQIIITPIKYYRPNQTESISSDQTSQRRSNPDSASKGSNENEPPTGLTADGFQQQSPPTGDLETSVPPLADGDIPGQLTRVLGKVCTQLLVSRPDEENITCYLQLLEKCLTHEAFTETQKKRALSWKQQVLKLLRTFPRKALLEMQGYRQQKGCSWAFASNSLPIAGSVGPSLARRGQRPFQMPPRAVPPSRIGVMSPGSIGSVSPRHALTSQSTGSQGRQNLWFANPGGSNSMPCQSHSSVQRTHSLPVHTSPQSILKFPPDCQVPVADLEINPRLESLCLSMTEHALEEGTDKTSTI
- the SAMD4B gene encoding protein Smaug homolog 2 isoform X3, giving the protein MKFRDQVSTLSEWFKGWNECEQTVALLSLLKRITRTQARFLQLCLEHSLSDCSEIHILETEANSAALISQWHQESKEKVISLLLSHLPLLQPRNTEAKCEYMKLLQKVLAYTTESNLYIEESRQLLSYALIHPATTLDDRNSLALWLNHLEERLSTGYLRHGTHLRQCSDEWQNPGDSSMGESGHSWHEKPMRENGLMPFPSSSSVPSSIQNVGSSTAHSCQMHPSPLKRSMSLIPTSQQTSNEWLGTEEAAGRPVFLTPDHAPLSPQSSVASSGSEQTEESSSGRNTFHEDGSGMKDVPTWLKSLRLHKYASLFSQMSYEEMMRLTEQHLESQNVTKGARHKIALSIQKLRERPSVLRSLEKDILEGGNVRNALQELQQIIITPIKYYRPNQTESISSDQTSQRRSNPDSASKGSNENEPPTGLTADGFQQQSPPTGDLETSVPPLADGDIPGQLTRVLGKVCTQLLVSRPDEENITCYLQLLEKCLTHEAFTETQKKRALSWKQQVLKLLRTFPRKALLEMQGYRQQKGCSWAFASNSLPIAGSVGPSLARRGQRPFQMPPRAVPPSRIGVMSPGSIGSVSPRHALTSQSTGSQGRQNLWFANPGGSNSMPCQSHSSVQRTHSLPVHTSPQSILKFPPDCQVPVADLEINPRLESLCLSMTEHALEEGTDKTSTI